A genome region from Salvelinus alpinus chromosome 26, SLU_Salpinus.1, whole genome shotgun sequence includes the following:
- the LOC139554741 gene encoding putative nuclease HARBI1 isoform X1 has translation MKAQNCVFLSALTMACPFVRDVVDEEALVLRRAFRRERVFRDRLDPLAFPDDHLYERYRFSADGIRYLCRLLGPRIKHRTARSHALSVEQMVCVALRFFASGAFLYSVGDAEQLNKATICRTIRSVCLAIKALADVFISFPGHRRLCDIKEEFYRIAGFPNVIGAVDCTHIRIKAPSGAHEADFVNRKSFHSINVQMVCNADCVISNVVAKWPGSVHDSRIFRASEIYQCLSQGEFSGVLLGDRGYGCQPFLLTPFTDPQEAQQAYNHAHARTRARVEMTFGLLKARFHCLHKLRVSPVRACDITVACAVLHNVACLRKERAPRVPPAMDWDNPAIFPDDDSGRLLRDQYVLNYFS, from the exons atgaaggcccaaaattgtgtgttcctttctgctctgacaatggcatgcccattcgtgcgagatgtggtggatgaagaagcacttgtgctgaggagagccttcaggcgagaaagggtcttcagggaccggttggacccactggccttccctgatgaccatctatatgaaagatacaggttttctgcagatggcatcaggtatctatgcagactactgggtcccaggattaagcaccgcactgcacggagccatgcactgagtgtggagcaaatggtttgtgtggccttgcgcttttttgctagtggagccttcctgtactcagtgggggatgcagaacagctgaacaaggccacaatttgccgcacaataaggagtgtgtgtctggctatcaaagcattagcagatgtcttcatctccttccctggccacagaagactctgtgacatcaaagaggagttctataggattgcag gtttccccaatgtcattggtgcagtggactgcacacacataaggataaaagccccctcaggtgcccatgaggccgattttgtgaataggaaatcctttcacagcattaatgttcag atggtctgcaatgctgactgtgtgatcagcaatgttgtggcaaaatggcctggctcagtccatgactccagaatctttcgggcctctgaaatctatcagtgcctatcacaag gtgaattctctggtgtgttgctgggagacagggggtatggctgccagccttttctcctgacacctttcacagacccccaggaagcacagcaggcctacaaccatgcccatgccaggaccagggccagagttgaaatgacctttggcctcctgaaggcacgctttcactgccttcacaaattaagggtcagccctgttagggcatgtgatattactgtggcttgtgctgtcctccacaatgtggcctgcctgaggaaggagagggcccccagagtgccaccagccatggactgggacaatccggcaatcttccctgatgacgacagtggtcggctgctgagggaccaatatgtgttgaattattttagttag
- the LOC139554741 gene encoding myb/SANT-like DNA-binding domain-containing protein 4 isoform X3 — protein sequence MATRAAYFSPSEAQILMEAYEEVKDIIKKKGNTATVIKQREKAWQSIADRLNALNMNGPKRTWQQVKIKYKNILQNAVKKNTHRQGTGGGSPKADLTPAEDMALELNKGRPVLEGIPGGKETSIGSSQDATRFIQVSGSTVFLLEPPAQAPDDADPGEGPSAAATAHDGDDDEEETISLDSRRHEDPDAIQWENQPGNISSQAIRKLYGNHLRRQIELADIDIQYKKKKMENLALESEIKKRTIRKLDLEIKKLERELQEDDTAQNKN from the exons atggcaactagagccgcgtacttttccccgtcggaagcacaaatcctcatggaggcatacgaggaggtaaaagatataattaagaagaaaggcaacaccgccacagtgataaagcaaagagaaaaagcgtggcaaagtattgcagaccgcctgaatgc attaaacatgaacgggccaaaacggacatggcagcaggtcaaaatcaaatacaagaacattctgcagaatg cagtgaaaaagaatacccacagacaaggcacgggtggtgggtcaccaaaggctgaccttaccccagcagaggacatggccttggagctaaataaaggcaggcccgtcttagaggggatccctggggggaaagagacgagcataggttcctcccaagatgccacccgcttcattcaag tgtctggcagcactgtgttcctgttagagccaccagcacaagcaccagacgatgctgatcca ggtgaaggccccagtgcagcagcaacagcacatgatggagacgatgatgaggaggagaccatctctctggattccagaaggcatgag gacccagatgctatacagtgggaaaaccagcctggcaacata agctcacaagctatcagaaagttgtatggcaaccacctccggcgccaaatagaactggcagacatagacattcagtacaagaagaaaaagatggaaaatcttgcactggagtccgaaataaaaaagaggacaattaggaaactggaccttgaaataaaaaaacttgagagggag ctccaagaagatgacacagctcaaaataaaaattag
- the LOC139554741 gene encoding myb/SANT-like DNA-binding domain-containing protein 4 isoform X2: protein MATRAAYFSPSEAQILMEAYEEVKDIIKKKGNTATVIKQREKAWQSIADRLNALNMNGPKRTWQQVKIKYKNILQNAVKKNTHRQGTGGGSPKADLTPAEDMALELNKGRPVLEGIPGGKETSIGSSQDATRFIQVSGSTVFLLEPPAQAPDDADPGEGPSAAATAHDGDDDEEETISLDSRRHEDPDAIQWENQPGNISSQAIRKLYGNHLRRQIELADIDIQYKKKKMENLALESEIKKRTIRKLDLEIKKLEREVRYAFNVHCMLTVTQMY, encoded by the exons atggcaactagagccgcgtacttttccccgtcggaagcacaaatcctcatggaggcatacgaggaggtaaaagatataattaagaagaaaggcaacaccgccacagtgataaagcaaagagaaaaagcgtggcaaagtattgcagaccgcctgaatgc attaaacatgaacgggccaaaacggacatggcagcaggtcaaaatcaaatacaagaacattctgcagaatg cagtgaaaaagaatacccacagacaaggcacgggtggtgggtcaccaaaggctgaccttaccccagcagaggacatggccttggagctaaataaaggcaggcccgtcttagaggggatccctggggggaaagagacgagcataggttcctcccaagatgccacccgcttcattcaag tgtctggcagcactgtgttcctgttagagccaccagcacaagcaccagacgatgctgatcca ggtgaaggccccagtgcagcagcaacagcacatgatggagacgatgatgaggaggagaccatctctctggattccagaaggcatgag gacccagatgctatacagtgggaaaaccagcctggcaacata agctcacaagctatcagaaagttgtatggcaaccacctccggcgccaaatagaactggcagacatagacattcagtacaagaagaaaaagatggaaaatcttgcactggagtccgaaataaaaaagaggacaattaggaaactggaccttgaaataaaaaaacttgagagggaggtgagatatgccttcaatgtacactgtatgctaactgtaacacaaatgtattaa